A section of the Oryza sativa Japonica Group chromosome 1, ASM3414082v1 genome encodes:
- the LOC4326411 gene encoding uncharacterized protein — translation MDFELRKAREKLEREQRERVQRAKDKADRERRAKAEAARRRDALEASHRERRLDAARAQEEAQQKMEEVMQLGKGISFLHMFEALRYDGPGDKIKLPPSSFKELSDEGALDKGPMYFRLSKVRDSVPGAPQDNDADEATCCGVLEFTAREGSAELTPHVWNNLFRGDSPDVPLIEVRYVSLPKGTYAKLKPEGVGFSDLPNHRAVLETALRNHATLSENDFVVVNYGQLQYKLKVLELKPASSVSVLETDVEVDIEGPDSVLDNVENQHVLVPLETGKVESGVVEEGKFRYYKFLVDEGMGEKVASRHANIEVKIETYTSGGDTDIYVSRHPLVFPTQHRHEWSSHEMGSKVLILKPRDASLSSGTYSIGVYGFKGTTKYQLSVAIKDVLNGQRIGEQASASSSVDVDSVVCKNCKRYISNRTSLLHEAYCVRHNVVCMHDGCGVVLRKEEATDHVHCNKCGQAFQQREMEKHMKVFHEPLQCPCGVVLEKEDMVQHQSSTCPLRLIVCRFCGDTVQAGGEPLDARDRLRNMCEHESICGSRTAPCDSCGRSVMLKDMDIHVIAVHQKS, via the exons atggATTTCGAGCTGCGCAAGGCGCGGGAGAAGCTGGAGCGGGAGCAGCGGGAGCGCGTGCAGCGCGCCAAGGACAAGGCCGACCGCGAGCGCCGCGCCAAGGCcgaggccgcgcgccgccgcgacgcgctCGAGGCGTCCCACCGCGAGCGccgcctcgacgccgcccgcGCGCAGGAAGAG GCTCAGCAGAAGATGGAAGAGGTGATGCAACTTGGAAAGGGGATTTCTTTCTTGCACATGTTTGAAGCTCTTCGATATGATGGTCCTGGGGATAAGATCAAGTTGCCACCATCGTCTTTTAAGGAATTGTCTGATGAAGGAGCACTGGACAAAGGTCCCATGTACTTCAGGTTGTCAAAGGTTAGAGACAGTGTTCCGGGTGCCCCTCAGGATAATGATGCCGATGAGGCAACATGTTGTGGTGTTCTTGAGTTCACTGCAAGGGAAGGCTCCGCAGAACTCACTCCACATGTGTGGAACAATCTGTTCCGGGGTGATAGCCCAGATGTTCCTCTGATTGAGGTTAGGTATGTCAGTTTACCCAAAGGGACATATGCGAAGCTGAAGCCAGAAGGAGTGGGGTTCTCAGACCTTCCTAACCATAGGGCTGTCCTTGAAACGGCACTCCGCAATCATGCAACACTATCTGAAAATGATTTTGTTGTGGTGAATTATGGGCAGCTGCAATACAAGTTGAAGGTTCTTGAATTAAAACCTGCATCAAGTGTTTCTGTCCTGGAGACAGATGTGGAAGTTGACATTGAAGGACCAGATTCAGTTTTGGACAACGTAGAGAATCAACATGTGCTTGTGCCACTTGAGACTGGAAAGGTTGAATCTggagttgtggaagaaggaaagTTTAGGTACTACAAATTTCTTGTTGATGAAGGTATGGGTGAGAAAGTAGCTTCTAGGCATGCAAATATTGAGGTTAAGATAGAGACATATACAAGTGGTGGTGACACTGATATTTATGTATCAAGGCATCCTTTAGTTTTCCCAACTCAGCACCGTCACGAATGGTCTTCTCATGAAATGGGATCTAAGGTCCTCATACTGAAACCAAGGGATGCCAGTCTCTCCAGTGGTACCTACAGTATTGGAGTTTATGGTTTCAAGGGAACCACTAAATACCAACTTTCTGTAGCTATTAAAGATGTTCTTAATGGCCAAAGGATTGGTGAGCAGGCTAGTGCCTCATCTAGTGTTGATGTTGATTCAGTGGTGTGCAAGAACTGCAAACGCTATATATCCAACCGAACTTCACTACTTCATGAAGCATACTGTGTGAGACACAATGTTGTTTGCATGCATGATGGGTGTGGTGTTGTTCTTCGAAAGGAGGAAGCAACAGATCACGTGCATTGCAACAAGTGTGGGCAAGCTTTCCAGCAGAGAGAAATGGAGAAGCACATGAAAGTTTTCCATGAGCCACTACAATGCCCTTGTGGGGTGGTCCTTGAAAAGGAAGATATG GTTCAACACCAATCCTCAACCTGCCCTTTGCGCTTGATTGTGTGCCGATTTTGTGGTGACACTGTTCAAGCTGGTGGAGAACCACTTGATGCTCGGGATCGGCTTCGCAACATGTGTGAGCACGAGAGTATCTGTGGATCCAGGACTGCACCATGTGATTCTTGTGGACGGTCAGTCATGCTGAAGGACATGGACATTCATGTGATTGCTGTGCATCAGAAGAGCTAA
- the LOC4326412 gene encoding calcium permeable stress-gated cation channel 1, with translation MATIQDIGVSAAINILSAITFLLAFAFLRLQPINDRVYFPKWYLKGARESPSHGGAFVRKFVNLDMRSYLKVLSWMPAALKMPEDELISHAGLDSAVYLRIYLIGLKIFAPITVLAFIILVPVNWTNITLQSSKVQHSDIDKLSISNIPVGSKRFAAHLTMAYVFTFWTCYVLLREYEIVATMRLRFLASEKRRPDQFTVLVRNIPPDPDESIGELVEHFFLVNHPDHYLTHQVVYNANKLDKMVKEKKKMQNWLDYYQLKYERNTSQRPTTKTGFLGCFGSKVDAIEYYTSEIERIEKEETDERGKIMKDPKSVVPAAFVSFRSRWGAAVCAQTQQTSNPTVWLTEWAPEPRDVYWDNLSIPFVYLTIRRLIIAVAFFFLNFFYVLPIAFVQSLANIEGIEKAAPFLKPLIEMRTIKSFIQGFLPGIALKIFLILLPSILMFMSKVEGLTSVSSLERRSAFKYYIFLFFNVFLGSIIAGSALEQLKTFLHQSANEIPRTIGEAIPMKATFFITYVMVDGWAGVAGEILRLKPLIIFHLKNFFLVKTEKDREEAMDPGSIGFDSNEPQIQLYFLLGLVYAVVTPFLLPFILIFFGLAYVVYRHQIINVYNQEYESAAAFWPSVHGRIIVALIVSQLLLLGLLSTKGAGQSTPVLLVLPVVTFYFYKYCKNRYEPAFVEYPLQDAMRKDTLERAREPGFDLKGYLMNAYIHPVFKGDEDDEKFSISDEPEAEQVLVATKRQSRRNTPVPSKYNGSESPSLAEIVNDQRL, from the exons ATGGCTACTATTCAAGATATAGGTGTCTCTGCAGCTATCAACATACTGAGTGCCATCACTTTCCTGCTAGCGTTTGCTTTCCTGCGACTACAGCCCATCAACGATAGGGTTTACTTCCCAAAGTGGTATCTCAAAGGTGCAAGAGAGAGTCCAAGTCATGGGGGTGCATTTGTGCGGAAGTTTGTCAATTTGGACATGCGATCATACTTGAAGGTCTTAAGTTGGATGCCTGCTGCTCTCAAAATGCCAGAGGATGAGTTAATTAGCCATGCAGGCCTTGATTCAGCTGTCTATCTGCGGATCTACTTAATAGG GCTTAAAATATTTGCTCCAATCACAGTTCTAGCATTTATTATTCTTGTGCCTGTTAATTGGACCAATATTACCCTTCAAAGCTCGAAGGTGCAGCACAGTGATATTGACAAACTTTCAATATCCAACATACCTGTAGGGTCAAAGAG GTTCGCAGCTCACCTGACCATGGCTTATGTTTTCACATTTTGGACATGCTATGTGCTGTTACGGGAGTATGAAATAGTGGCAACAATGCGTCTGCGCTTTCTTGCATCAGAGAAGCGCCGCCCAGATCAGTTCACG GTCCTTGTGCGGAATATACCGCCTGATCCTGATGAATCAATTGGTGAGCTTGTGGAACATTTCTTCCTTGTAAACCATCCTGACCATTATCTTACGCACCag GTTGTCTATAATGCAAATAAGCTTGATAAGATGGtcaaagagaagaagaaaatgcaGAATTGGCTTGATTACTATCAGCTGAAATATGAAAGAAATACATCTCAAAGGCCTACTACAAAG ACTGGTTTTCTTGGATGTTTTGGTTCAAAGGTGGATGCTATTGAATACTACACATCTGAAATTGAGAGGATAGAAAAGGAA GAAACTGATGAACGTGGAAAGATTATGAAGGATCCAAAATCAGTTGTGCCAGCAGCCTTTGTTTCCTTCCGATCGCGGTGGGGAGCAGCAGTGTGTGCTCAGACACAGCAAACCAGTAATCCAACTGTCTGGTTGACCGAGTGGGCCCCAGAACCTCGTGATGTCTATTGGGATAACCTCTCTATTCCTTTTGTTTACCTGACAATTAGGAGGCTGATAATTGCGGTTGCATTCTTCTTCCTGAACTTCTTTTATGTGCTCCCGATTGCATTTGTTCAGTCCCTTGCAAATATTGAAGGGATTGAGAAGGCAGCTCCATTTCTGAAGCCTTTGATTGAAAT GCGTACTATTAAATCATTCATCCAAGGATTTCTGCCAGGAATTGCTCTGAAGATTTTCCTTATATTGCTCCCTAGCATATTAATGTTTATGTCTAAAGTTGAAGGATTGACATCGGTGTCCTCACTGGAGAGGAGATCTGCTTTTAAGTACTATATCTTCTTGTTCTTTAATGTATTCTTGGGAAGCATTATTGCAGGATCTGCTTTAGAGCAGCTCAAAACATTTCTTCACCAATCAGCAAATGA AATACCAAGGACAATTGGTGAAGCAATTCCAATGAAAGCAACCTTTTTTATAACATATGTAATGGTTGATGGTTGGGCTGGGGTAGCTGGTGAAATTTTAAGATTGAAACCATTGATAATCTTCCACTTGAAAAACTTTTTCTTGGTCAAGACTGAGAAAGACAGAGAAGAAGCAATGGACCCTGGAAGCATTGGTTTTGACTCAAATGAGCCTCAAATACAGCTCTATTTCTTGCTCGGACTTGTCTATGCTGTGGTGACACCATTTTTGCTTCCTTTCATATTAATATTCTTTGGGTTAGCATATGTGGTATACCGTCACCAG ATAATAAATGTGTACAACCAAGAATATGAAAGTGCAGCAGCATTTTGGCCAAGTGTTCATGGACGCATAATTGTAGCATTAATCGTATCACAGCTGCTTCTCCTTGGATTACTAAGCACAAAAGGTGCTGGCCAGTCAACACCGGTGCTCCTTGTTCTCCCTGTTGTAACcttttatttctataaatactGCAAGAATCGCTATGAGCCTGCTTTTGTGGAATATCCATTACAG GATGCAATGCGGAAGGATACCCTAGAACGCGCAAGAGAGCCAGGGTTCGACCTCAAAGGATACCTGATGAATGCCTACATCCACCCGGTGTTCAaaggcgacgaggacgacgagaagTTCTCCATCTCCGACGAACCAGAGGCGGAGCAGGTTCTCGTGGCGACAAAGCGCCAGTCCAGACGGAACACCCCAGTTCCGAGTAAATACAATGGCTCTGAATCACCTTCCCTTGCTGAAATTGTAAATGATCAACGGCTATAA